Within Quercus lobata isolate SW786 chromosome 5, ValleyOak3.0 Primary Assembly, whole genome shotgun sequence, the genomic segment acaaacaaacacagtaacatacacacacacacacacacacaagggaggaGAAAAGAAGTTCTaagttttaacataaaaacacaCCACAAACTTTATTCAAAAGCCATGGTTGCTTTTAAGGGAAGatgaaataaatgttaagttaaTATGCATAGTTCACTATCGCTATAGAATATTAAGTTACATGAAATATGAGCAATAACTCcattaatttacaaaattttaaaaaacttttagtctTGCTTAAATGATAAAAAGGATTTTTAAGGTACCTGAACATAATGCTTGTAACTATAGCATTATAATTAAGTGATTCTATATTTGTAAATTGATAAGTCTTATGTTACACATTTAATAACATAATATGGATTTATAATCCCAAGAGAAAATGGCTTTGTtattagttattccattacaacttAAAATAGAAGGAagtgtaaaaagaaaaagtagtattaaaatttaaaataccaATACAAAACATGAGATATTGAGACAAAAATATacagatgatttttttttctctttttgggctACATGATAATATCATTGAGAGGAAAACCAcacaaacaaataaaccaacccttttaattttttataacataaaaaCAGAAATTCTTTTAAATGGTTCTTCCGTCAATTTGGTATTTTGaaagcacaaagaaaaagggggtgaaaaaagaacaataatttttattcaccaaaaatatatttgaaaattagtattttctttttagaaagaaaaatcaatatttttttcttgtccTAATCACTTGTTGACTTGCACGTGAGTTCCATGCAATAACAATTTCACTTACAAGAATTACTTGGcatgtgaaaatttttaattgaatgtgtGTTATTTACAACTTATAAATGAATCAAAGCTTAAAAAAGTTATAGTAATTTTTTACTTCTTAGCATTAAGTGAGTTTGTTCAtcatgaatattatttatttgaaatgaaTTAATTTCATGATTCAAATTGAATATTataactttctcaaaaaaaaaaaaattgaatattataaatttaaaaagaaaaaagtagtattaaaatttaaaatatcaatacAAAATATGAGATATTGAGacacaaaaataaatgatttttgttttggactaaatgataatattattgagagaaaaactatataaacaaataaaccattttaattttttaaaacataagaACAAAGATtctttaatgaattattttcaatactttctaaaacaaattttaaatagttCTTCCATCAAATTGGTATTTTGAGAGCACAATGAAGAAGGGAATGAAGAAAAGaacactaattttttatttgccaaaaaatatttgaaaatcagcattttattttgggtttgtatCAAAGAAAGTCGCACGTGCAACGGCTAGTAAATATAAAGCTGAAACAAACGCACACATACTCATTTATAAAAACGGCTAGtcttttcaatttctctctcttcacttttctctctgaaaaaatTCTCCCACTTTCTCACACTTTCCCAGATAACTGAACCCATCTTCAAAAGCAGAAAATTTTCCCTCAAGAAAGTGGTTTTCCTTACCACAAAGACAGACAGATTCAATTCAAGAAACGGGTTCAAAGATTTTCCCCAGAAAATCTGATCCTCTCTCTTCAAAcgggtttttaattttgaaatgcttaatgaatttaatttttctgtttCTGCAGACTACGGTGATGAAAAAGTTATCTAGAAAGTTTCCAATCTTCTCAAATCTTCCTGAATGCTCTAAGGTCTCCTTAAATAGAAAGGGTAATGGTTTTCTTGGAAGTCGAGGCCGATGACGCCTATGTCAGAGAGGAAGACCGAAGACTAATGGGATTTTTTGTGCTTTCATATGGTTTAGactaatggttttttttttttttttgggggggggggggggcattcTGATTTGTTTGCAAGTTCCTGTTGATTTGGTTCTTGTTTGTAATGAAAAAGctgtttttggattttctttttggtcTCTTGCTTTTTGGAATTTCCTGGTTCTTGtatgttattgatttttatttactagactcttaaattttgtataattttgaaTGCGTTTCTTGGTAGTCTTAGCTGTACCCATTTGGTTTTTTATTCTAATTGGTGTGAAATATCCTTTCAAATGTATACGGACTTGAATTAATTTTCATGTTTCTCTTATGGAAGCttatcttaaaaatatttatcaaaaaaatttaagaatagcCAAAGAAACTTTATCTGAATTGTGATGATCGTATAGATTTTAGAGATCAAAACCTTTCTCCtatcaaaatttaatagttttcagggttgaatttttgttattttccacTCTGTATTGATTATGTATTATTAAATGTTTGTTTCTCCAACTGCAGTTGATAGACAAGAATCCAAGCAAGGCAATTTCCCTGTTCTGGTCTGCCATAAATACTGGGGACCTGGTTGATAATGCTTCAAATTGAATATTTGTTGCTTAAGAgcactctaatttgtattgatgCTGAGTGTTTAATTGTTAACAGTTGAgtttgaaaaaaagaagggaaaaaatatTCTATGGCAAGGGTAGGAGATGAATTAATTATCATATGCTAAACTATTTACATACACACTCAATTATGTAAATGGCATCTCCTGCTCTGTAAGGCATGTTCATTCCGTATTCTTGtgtctaattatatatatatatatatatatacatatatatataaaaagctgAATATCATTTTGTCTGGTTCTATTATAGGTACCCTAATCCATCAgcaggggcgtagccaggaatTTTTGCTTGAGGGGCCAACGTAAAACTATCATTTTGATTTGcaattcaatgaaaaactcaaagTACAGTATATTTATAACACAAGATTAttgatagaatttttttgtcGGTGTAATTCTATAGCACTCAAATATCAAAATACTAACAAGTTAATCGACCAATTGAGCATCTTAAGtctttttttcttgagtttCTCCTATTCTTTTGAAAAACCATAAGTCCATAACATTTATAGAAATCAAATATAAGTATACAACAAAactgcaaaagaagaagaaaaagaagaagttggtatttctcaatattttcttaGCTTTAAATAAGAAAACTCTTAGTTAAGGAAGAGGGAGAAACTAATGAAAATGTGATTATGTGAGAGCATCCCATGGAAGAGTTAATGAAGAGTAACTAAAGAGAGAGCACCAAATGATGAGGAGAGTCTTTTCAGTGGTTTTTAAGTGGAAAGGGATATTGTAATAGTTTTGAGAAAGtgcaaaacttaagtacaatatCCTAAGTATAATACATTAggttcttcaattaaattcaagcaTATGTTTAACGTGACCAATAACATACAAataatgttattatttttaaggacaattaaattcaatacataTGATTTTAATCAGGTAATCTGATGTACTACACCTCAGTTTTATCCCTTCACAAAAATTGaataactaaaaactaaaaaaatatggatGTGGCTATCATGCTTTAGAGAAGAATGGAAAAGACAAAAGGAGTTAATTTTTATGATTGCACAGTTGGGATTTGGGGTGAGAAGAATTTTATGAGTGACGGGTTGGAGGGGGGTGCCAATCTTTTAATCTTGTGGGGGCCAAGTCTTAACTCAAAATGATTCTAGCCTAGTTTTATCTATAATTAGagaggttttaaaaatttttggaggggccatggcccccccaatGCATAAGGTGGCTCCGCCCCAGTCCATCAGCATTCACATACGAAAGGCGCTTCTTCCGTCCTTTTGAGTATGCTCTCCAGCCCCCTCTGTTGTATAAGCCAGAGCATGTAGCTGTAAACAAGCCTGAGGTACCTTTTGGGGTGTCTGAACTGAAGCAATATGATGGACCTCAGTGTTTTGTTATTCCCGGAAACCATGGTTTGTATAAATTCTGAGTATGAGCCTTGCATCATTTACTTTTGTTCCTCCACAAAAGAGAAAAGTTTTTGGAGCTGATTCTGTTGTTTtcatttatgaatttattaCTGCATTTATTTGATTCCATTTATTTGATAACATGAACTAGTATCAAGACATGCCTATATGGAGTGCATATCGGACTTTTGTCATTGTGTCAAGACATGTCTACTATCACATGTTTGACAAGCACATTAACAGATTAACTATAGTGGAGGGAAAGTAGTGAAACACTTAATTTTGCAATGTGGGTCTAAATATACTTGCTTTGAGATGTCTATATTACTGGTCGTCCCCCCCTTTGGGgacaaaacttaataaaaaagaagatggGTTACCGCCTTTTATCCAtgtagttttatatttttgatatgGCTGCTTTTGTCAGACCACTCACATTTACACTTTGAAGTTAGTGTTAATATGTTAACTGTCATTTAGAGAGTGTGGACTCACAAAGCCAACAAACACTGACATTACTTTCTTGTGGTTATGAATCTGGATTTGTTTTTCATATCTTTATTTAGGGAATAATATGCTATTCTTCTGGCTAATAGCCATTAGCTAGATTTTTGGCCTTCCTGTTATTCTTGTAAGAATTTGAAAGATATCCTTTTCCTCATTTTGTAATAGCTAATCTTATATATCCGGAAAATCAATTCATTTTATGATGCTACTACTAACTAATGTAAATCCTTGTGTTTCCACTTTATCATAATATTCGAGCGACATAGGACAAACCATAACATTGCGACACAAAAATCACTTAATACATAAAGTGCCTGCTGGTGATTCTCCCTATGCCAGGGCTAAACATGTTCAGGTCAgagatttttttgtgctttcaTATGGTTTAgactaatgggttttttttttggattctgATTTGTTTGAATTGAATTGCAAGTTCCTTTTGATTTGGTTCTTGTTTGTAATGAAAAActtctttttggattttatttggTCTCTTGCTTTTTGGAATTTCCTGGTTCTTGaatgttattgattttttttaactagacttttaaattttgtataattttgaaTGCCTTTCTTGGTAGTCTAAGCTGTACCCCATTGGTTTTTTATTCTAATTGGTGTGGAATATCCTTCCAAATGTGTACGGACTTGAATTAATTTTCATGTTCCTGTTGTTTTAAaagatttttcatttattttctatgtttcTCCTCTGAAATTTGTGGCATGAAGTTATTCAAAttgcattaaatttttttctccggTAAAAATCCTTGTCATACAGATTTCTTAGAGGGCAAGGTCTTGCCGGTACACTTCCACCAGCTCTAGTGAAGCTACCCAAACTGAACACTATGTAAGAAGAGTAgccattatttatttttttacttagtaCCTTAGTGGTAATATACCCCATGAATGGGGTTCTATGCAGTTGGAATATCTATAAGTGACTTctgagttcaagtccaagttaGGCAATAATTGCTCATTCCAACTGATTTAAATGAATTCACTGCTGGTCCATCTCTACGAACAACTTATCAGGACCAATTCCAACCTACTTGGGAAATATTACCTCTCTTAAAATAATGTATGCTCTTGTTGTATCTTTCTTTCCCACCAATCATTTAGAAAgtaaaattatgtcatttttcATTTGCTTTAACTATAATTCAGGAGCATAGAGAGCAATCAATTTTCTGGAATTGTTCCCCCTGAGCTTGGAAATTTGCTTAACTTGGAGTATCTGTCagtgtctctttcttttcttttatttactttttcaaatcACATTTGATTGgtaatttttaaattctcaCTGATCTTCTTAATCACTTAACAATTGAAATGGTCTGAACTTTCCTTTTGGTTATGAATATGGATTTGtttttcatatctttttttaGGGAATCATATGCTATTCTGCTGGTTAATTGTCATTAGCTACATTCTTGGCCTCCCTGTTATTCTTATAAGAATTTGAAAGATAACCTTTTTCTCATTCTGAAATAGCTAATTTTATATATCCTGAAAATCAGATAATTTTATGATGATACTACTAACTAATGTACATCCTTGTGTTTCCACTTTATCATAATATTCGAGCAACATTGGACAAACCATAACATTGCATCACAAAAATAGAATAACAGGAAAACAAAGGATAGATAACCTTGGAGTCAACACTTAGGTTTGCCTTGAGTCAGCACAAAGCAGGAGATAACCTCTAGGAGTTAgcatttaggatttgtttgaGTGGGCTCCAGACCATTGGGACAATttcaatagaaattttattaatcaaaataaTCCCCTCCACCAAAGGATTACAATACTTTGCTTATAAGACTACTGAACCctaattttaattgaagtaGGAAATTCTAATACTAAATAACTTGGGAAATCTctattattgaattacaaaaatacccttgactttaaataaaatactaataaaccCAATTAACCACTAGGGTCTAgaataaaatacaattgaccaataaaaatacaattgacttataaaattgaataagactaaattaaaataaatctttGCTTGTGCTTCCTGCATCACTGAGTGCTCCAATTCTCTTTCTGCTTGTGACTTGTTCCTTTTGAACTGTCCACCTTTGAagtaatttgattatttttgatACATCTCTTGTATTCTGTACGGTATATGGACCTTCTTCATGGCCTGCTCCATATTTTCTTTCTGCCTTTGCTTTCTGGCAGAAGGAAAGGCACTTGTGATGCCTTGCCTTCTGCTAGAAAATAGTTTCTGATATCTCTTGTATTGTGATGCCGTTTAGCTAGTTACATATATATCATCACCTTAGAAAAGGTTAATTGGGTAAAATGCTTGTATCAACTATAAAGGTTTAGGGATAAGTTACTAGATCTTGTTGCAATAGAGATGGGAACTTTGATACAAAGGTCTTATTTCATTTAGTTTAACCCTAATAAGACCTTGCTGAAATATATAgttaagaaaaatgttttacTCCTAATAATATGTGTAAGTTTTAGTATCTAGTAAAATGTTAGGAGTGACAGAGGCAAGGCTAGCCTATGTTGGTGTATGCATATTATTATGTTCTATGTAGCATTTggaagaattttattttatttgttagcTTTTCCTTGCCTTTGATATCTGGGATAAtctcaagaatttaatttagtATGCATCAAATTAGTTTTGTATATGCACAGCAAGATGCTAGGAACTTTATGGGACTAAAAAGCATGTCATGCATAATAATGTATTTGCTTCTATACTCCTATTTATGTTGAAGGATTTTGGTTACATATCTTTGTATCAAATAGTTGCTATGAGGCTGTTTAAGtcatgtatttttcttttctgatgaGCATTTATGGATATTACATGCATGTATTTGTGTGTAAGCAATTCTTATATTTAACAGAGATCTGGAAGGGTTGAAGAAGAGATTGAAATGCTTCAGCTCAAGCTGAAGCATATTGAAGAAGGTATAGCTTTCAGTGGAAGGAGGGCAAAGACAGCTAGATCTCTAGGGAAGAAGGTTCAAATAACTGTCAAACAGGAAATTTCAAGGTGGATGttgcatcttttctttttctgctttcatactttttatatattccAAAGTGCTTACATGATTTTGATACTCTTATCATTGCAGAATACTTGAGAACTTGACCTGGGCTTGCTTGCAGCAAAACAATTATAGTTCTGCCGATGAACATTACAAGTAAGTTTATCCATTCTTAGAACTTGGCTCATTGGACTTCTCTGATAAGAATCTACGCATAAGCCCAACTTATGCAGTTAAGCACAGAAACAAAGTAGATTTAAGAACTATACCTTTAATCTCAGCTTGGCTAAGAAGTGAAGGGTGAAACTGACTTCATAATTATATAATTGCtcatataatttgataattatatgaCTAATGTAGCTAtaagtcataaaaaaaatatgcatttagtaaatataattttagtgcTTTTGAGACcaacatttgaatttttttttgtttaaaatgaaatctaaaaaaatcaGGGTAATTTCTGGCCAAATGTCTTGTTTAACTTGTAAATGAGTAGGGAAAAATCCTACTcattttgcattaaatttttttcaccaGTAAAAATCCTTGTCATAAAGATTTCTTATAGGGCAGGGTCTTGCTGGTATACTTCCACCAGCTCTAGTGAAGCTACCCAAACTAAACACCATGTAAGAAGAGTtgccattattattattattattattttttacttattagCAACTGAAAATCAATTTAAGTTTCTTTGACTAATTTCCTCCTGATTGTAGTGATCTCAATGCTAACTACCTTAATGGTAACATACCACATGAATGGGGTTCTATGCAGTTGGAATATCTCAAAGTGACTCctgagttcaagtccaagttaGTCAATAATTGCTCATTCTTACTGATTTAAATGAATTCCAACCTACTTGGGAAATATTACCTCTCTTAAAATAATGTATGCTCTTGTTGTATCTTTCTTTCTCACCGATCATTTAGACAGTAAAGTTatgtcattttttcttttattggtaatttttaaattctcaCTGATCTTCTTAATCACTTAACAATTGAATGGTCTGAACTTTCCTTTTGGTGACTGCAGCATTCTTAGTGCTAACAATCTCATAGGAGAGTTGCCAGGCACTCTTACTAATCTAACCAAATTAAAACTATTGTTAAGTTGGTGGTTTTGATGCCATAGGTGTTCTAAcagtaattttagtattttcattGAAGGGCAATCTTTGGGGTTTGTATTTTGTTCAATCTTCTTTCCATTTTGGGCCATGTGTAATAGAATTAGTAGTAACAACTTCATTGGAAGGATGCCTAACTTTTTTCAAACTTGGAAACAACTAAAGAAATTGTATGGGCTTTTCTTCTACATTGTTTTCCAagtatcttttatctttttaaagtaAGGGAGTCAGATCTGATCTCAGTCCTTTTGAGCTGTGTTGTTAACAGAGAGATCCAAGCCTTTAGGGGCCCATTCCTCCTAGCATTTCTGCCTTCTAAGTTAATAGTTCTATAGCTTCTTAACCTCTAAGATACattcatgtgattttaaatttattgtatttatttttgaagttcCTGACATTAATTGATGATGCAACTCTATTCAGACAAATTAGTGATTTATTTGGAGAAGGTTCAAAATTTCTGTCCTTGCGTGGTGTGACATACATGAGCAAATTGTAAGTCATTATTTTGTTGTAAGATGGTATAAATTAGAATGATACATTGCTCAGATCAGTTTTCCTTACAtgaattttgtataaatttaagGTTGTTGAGGAGCTGTAATATCAATTTATAGGCGCAAAGAGCTCAAGAAAACTCCTGAAATCATCTTCAATTGAGCTACCTAGTATGTGTTGGGATTCTTGGATGCAGATCACTTTGACCCCTTGCAATCTGTGGGGACAGCTCCAAGGTGGAGGCCTCCTGATGTGGGTTGGGTAATACGGAATGTTGGGATGTCTACTCTTATTTGAACCCTATAATAGTGCTGCATAAACACGTTCAAAATTATAACTAAGTTGACATCTTTGACACCATACATTCCCTTCACATAATGGCTTTCAGAAATTGCGTTGATTATTAATTACTACAAGCACGTAAACTCAAATTACAGTAGTAGAATCAAGTACAGTACATGAAGGCGATTCCTAAAGCAAAGGAGAAataaaatctcccattaaacaTTTCAACAGGTGAGACTTAACTTGTACGAGATTTATAACACACTTAGAAATCCCAAATTGCATACTTCATCAAGGAATTGTTAAAGAGATTGTCTCTTTCAGTAGTTTCACGCTCCTGCATTTAACAGAAAGTTCATTAGCTCACCATTGTATACCTTGATAGTGTTCAACAGTAATAGCTATTGCATGCGataaatggaaaaagaaaatggacaAGTATTATTATAGGAAGGCTGTGcatttaaataagttgaaaattttagtccaacATTTTGATTGTGAATGAGAACTGAAAATCTAATTATGAAATTAGTTAGGATATACTGGAACTGATAAAAGATAAATGCAATATCTTTCTtggttatataatttaaaagaatttaggaattgaaagaaaaaagaaagaaagttcaTGACTATGATAGTcctataatataaaatatatttaccaCTTAGTTGGGCTTGATTTAATCTACCTCTGTGGAACCTCAAATCaacaaaagtattttttatcaattttagtTCCTTAATGACTTCCTTCTTACTCATTCTATCTTTTGGGGATTTCATTGAAC encodes:
- the LOC115988969 gene encoding uncharacterized protein LOC115988969, whose product is MLQLKLKHIEEGIAFSGRRAKTARSLGKKVQITVKQEISRILENLTWACLQQNNYSSADEHYNDLNANYLNGNIPHEWGSMQLEYLKVTPEFKSKQISDLFGEGSKFLSLRGVTYMSKLLLRSCNINL